A genomic window from Candidatus Aegiribacteria sp. includes:
- a CDS encoding PilT/PilU family type 4a pilus ATPase yields the protein MPDEKAVDRLLNAVLEKDVSDIHFKVGSIPIIRKAGMIIHVAEFKPMKTEHVQKIVDELVSEYQAERLARGEEVDLGYSLPGKARFRVNIYNQRGTPAVVMRRIPYEIPDIDELGLPEVVKKIAMEPRGLVLVTGVTGSGKSTSIAAMINYINQNRSVHIVTIEDPIEFLHRDINSTICQREVGIDTQSWSSGLRAVFRQDPDVILIGEMRDPETIATALTGAETGHLVLSTLHTTDTMETISRIIDVFPSSQQHLVRLQLGQLISGIISQRLLPGKQNDEDEEGENTSRVLAAEVLVRSSTVTECIIHPDKTYLLTETIEKSFSQYGMQTFDMALYQLIVNDKIDKETALASASNPTKLDLRLKGIETASDWKME from the coding sequence ATGCCGGACGAAAAGGCGGTTGACAGGCTTCTGAACGCGGTACTCGAGAAGGATGTCAGCGATATTCATTTCAAAGTCGGAAGCATCCCGATTATAAGAAAAGCTGGAATGATCATTCATGTGGCTGAATTCAAGCCCATGAAGACGGAGCATGTTCAAAAAATTGTTGATGAACTTGTATCTGAATATCAGGCTGAACGTCTTGCCCGTGGCGAAGAGGTTGATCTGGGTTATTCGCTCCCGGGGAAAGCCAGGTTCAGGGTGAATATCTATAATCAGCGCGGAACACCAGCTGTCGTTATGCGAAGGATACCTTATGAGATTCCGGATATTGATGAGCTCGGTCTTCCTGAAGTAGTCAAGAAGATTGCTATGGAACCCCGTGGTCTGGTTCTTGTTACAGGTGTAACAGGCAGCGGGAAATCAACGTCAATAGCAGCCATGATTAATTATATCAATCAGAATCGTTCGGTTCATATCGTAACCATAGAGGATCCTATAGAATTTCTGCACAGAGACATAAACTCCACAATATGCCAGCGTGAAGTCGGAATAGATACACAGAGCTGGAGTTCCGGACTTCGCGCTGTTTTCAGGCAGGATCCGGATGTAATTCTGATTGGCGAGATGAGAGACCCTGAAACAATAGCGACCGCTTTAACAGGTGCGGAAACCGGGCACCTTGTTCTGAGTACACTGCACACAACCGATACGATGGAAACGATATCCCGTATTATCGATGTATTTCCCTCCTCTCAGCAGCATCTTGTAAGGCTTCAGCTTGGTCAGCTTATCAGCGGAATCATATCTCAGCGGCTTCTACCCGGTAAGCAGAATGATGAAGATGAAGAAGGTGAAAACACGTCGAGAGTACTTGCGGCGGAAGTGCTTGTCAGATCTTCCACTGTTACTGAATGTATAATCCATCCTGACAAGACATATCTTCTGACTGAAACGATAGAGAAAAGCTTTTCACAATATGGTATGCAGACATTTGATATGGCCCTCTACCAGCTTATTGTGAATGATAAAATAGACAAGGAAACTGCTCTTGCCTCGGCATCCAATCCGACAAAACTGGATCTGAGGCTCAAGGGCATTGAAACCGCTTCGGATTGGAAGATGGAATGA
- the nadD gene encoding nicotinate-nucleotide adenylyltransferase: MTGLLGGTFDPPHFGHLVLALEAYHRFHLENVLLVPSRFPPHKPGFRVTPFHHRFEMTKIALKDSPELSAADLEPHDKPSWTVNLLENLADEGLDICFIMGMDSLEEMHTWKDPERISERAKLVVGTRPGYEISSVDPKIRSMIETFPVPGLFISSSDLRDRFARGLNTRYLVPDSVQKYIGENELYAGRKGG; this comes from the coding sequence ATGACCGGGCTTCTGGGGGGGACGTTCGATCCTCCTCATTTTGGCCATCTGGTTCTTGCTCTTGAGGCATATCACAGATTTCATTTGGAAAATGTTCTTCTCGTTCCCTCCAGATTTCCTCCGCATAAGCCAGGATTTAGAGTAACTCCATTCCATCACCGTTTCGAAATGACGAAGATTGCCCTGAAGGATTCTCCTGAGCTGTCCGCTGCTGATCTTGAACCTCATGATAAGCCGTCCTGGACTGTAAATCTGCTGGAGAACCTTGCGGATGAAGGGCTGGATATCTGTTTTATCATGGGTATGGACAGCCTTGAGGAAATGCATACCTGGAAAGATCCCGAACGTATTTCTGAAAGAGCGAAACTGGTTGTGGGAACAAGACCGGGATATGAAATATCATCTGTTGACCCCAAAATCAGATCGATGATCGAGACCTTTCCTGTTCCCGGATTGTTCATATCTTCAAGCGATCTCAGAGATAGATTTGCCAGAGGATTGAATACACGCTATCTTGTACCTGACAGCGTACAGAAATACATTGGGGAGAATGAACTTTATGCCGGACGAAAAGGCGGTTGA
- the dapA gene encoding 4-hydroxy-tetrahydrodipicolinate synthase, protein MFSGAITALVTPFRKGAIDTVSLSDLVNWQIDQGIDGLLACGCTGEAATLSTEEHHLVVRTVLEAAEGRVPVIAGTGTNDTESSVRLSRETADLGVDAVLLITPYYNKPTPEGQIEHYTLVADAVDCPVILYNVPGRTGTNMLPEAIALLSEHPRIVAIKDAAGSAERVTAILNLCDITVLSGDDPIAMAQVALGAAGVISVVSNIAPAAMSELISTAASGNLQEARKIQSRLYPVIKAMFLQTNPMPVKKSLALMGRIQNELRLPLVSMKEEYVPELRRILEQADLI, encoded by the coding sequence ATGTTCAGCGGAGCGATTACAGCACTGGTAACACCGTTCAGAAAAGGCGCAATTGATACGGTTTCCTTGAGCGATCTGGTTAACTGGCAGATCGACCAGGGGATAGACGGATTGCTTGCGTGCGGATGTACCGGTGAAGCTGCAACTCTCAGTACTGAGGAACATCATCTGGTGGTCCGGACAGTCCTGGAGGCTGCTGAAGGCCGCGTTCCGGTGATTGCAGGAACAGGTACGAATGATACTGAATCTTCGGTCAGACTCTCGCGCGAGACCGCAGATCTGGGAGTGGATGCTGTTCTGCTAATCACTCCATATTACAACAAGCCGACTCCCGAGGGGCAGATAGAACACTATACTCTGGTTGCGGATGCGGTTGACTGTCCTGTAATACTCTACAACGTGCCTGGAAGAACAGGCACGAATATGCTGCCAGAGGCAATAGCTCTACTGTCGGAACATCCGAGAATTGTTGCGATCAAAGATGCAGCCGGTTCTGCTGAGAGGGTAACCGCGATTCTGAATCTATGCGATATAACCGTGCTGAGTGGTGATGATCCCATAGCAATGGCTCAGGTTGCTCTTGGAGCCGCAGGAGTTATTTCCGTAGTATCCAATATTGCGCCTGCGGCCATGTCTGAACTTATCTCTACTGCGGCTTCAGGGAATCTGCAGGAAGCAAGAAAAATTCAATCCAGACTGTACCCCGTGATAAAGGCGATGTTCCTTCAGACAAATCCAATGCCCGTGAAGAAATCACTTGCTTTGATGGGCAGGATTCAGAACGAGCTCCGGTTGCCGCTGGTCTCCATGAAAGAAGAATATGTTCCGGAACTGAGAAGAATACTGGAACAGGCTGATCTGATCTGA
- a CDS encoding slipin family protein, which produces MEFLIVIAVILFFFLLSALKVLKEYQRGVVFRLGKVIGLKGPGLIIVWPLIDTIRRVDLRVIAMDVPPQDVITQDNVSVRVNAVVYFRVIDPKKAILEVENYIYATSQLAQTTLRSVLGEATLDELLSQRDEINGKLQNILDRMTDPWGIKVSTVEVKHVDLPEEMQRVMAKQAEAERDRRAKIIRAEAEFQASQKLADAADIISAHPVALQLRYLQTLSEIAVENNSTTIFPLPIELLKPFLKQLGD; this is translated from the coding sequence ATGGAATTCTTAATTGTCATTGCTGTTATACTTTTCTTTTTTCTTCTTTCAGCGCTGAAAGTACTCAAGGAATATCAAAGGGGTGTGGTATTCAGACTTGGAAAGGTCATAGGGCTTAAAGGACCCGGTTTGATAATAGTCTGGCCGCTTATAGATACTATCCGTCGTGTTGATCTGAGGGTTATCGCGATGGATGTTCCTCCACAGGATGTTATTACGCAGGATAATGTATCTGTGAGAGTGAACGCAGTGGTCTACTTCAGGGTTATCGACCCGAAGAAAGCTATTCTCGAAGTTGAAAACTACATTTATGCCACAAGTCAGCTGGCTCAGACTACTCTCAGAAGTGTTCTTGGTGAGGCAACTCTTGATGAGCTTCTTTCGCAGAGGGATGAGATCAACGGCAAGCTGCAGAATATACTTGACAGGATGACCGACCCATGGGGAATCAAGGTCAGTACGGTCGAAGTCAAGCATGTTGATCTCCCCGAGGAGATGCAGAGGGTTATGGCCAAGCAGGCTGAAGCTGAAAGAGACAGAAGAGCCAAGATCATAAGGGCAGAAGCCGAGTTCCAGGCTTCACAGAAGCTTGCCGATGCTGCGGATATCATCAGTGCTCATCCTGTAGCTCTTCAGCTCCGATATCTGCAGACTCTGTCAGAGATCGCCGTTGAGAACAACTCGACTACCATATTCCCGCTGCCTATAGAGCTTCTCAAGCCCTTTCTGAAGCAACTCGGTGACTAG
- the dapB gene encoding 4-hydroxy-tetrahydrodipicolinate reductase, producing the protein MKICVFGSEGRMGRLVREEAGSSIIACYDITTPGNSVDGKLPPEVDTVIDFTLPSAWEDLDKLLQGNTAGLVSGTTGLGNAEMELLRKWSSVRPVFFSSNMSMGIFVLGRLLQTAASMLADDFDLEIVEFHHSGKIDSPSGTALTLLNIWEKNGGGKKITYGRSGPAGPRSPDETGIHSVRGGDIVGDHQLYLLGDGEKLLLSHSATGRRTFAIGALKAADFIFGKPPGLYSMEDMMSKRDEK; encoded by the coding sequence ATGAAAATCTGTGTATTCGGCAGTGAAGGGAGAATGGGGCGACTTGTCAGAGAAGAGGCAGGCTCCTCCATAATAGCGTGCTATGACATAACCACTCCGGGAAACTCTGTTGATGGAAAGCTTCCTCCTGAAGTCGATACGGTCATAGATTTTACCCTTCCATCCGCCTGGGAAGACCTTGATAAACTGCTTCAAGGCAACACTGCGGGGCTCGTGTCAGGAACTACCGGGCTGGGAAATGCCGAGATGGAACTGCTTCGAAAGTGGTCTTCGGTTAGACCCGTTTTCTTTTCATCCAATATGAGTATGGGGATATTTGTTCTTGGCAGACTTCTGCAGACCGCAGCCTCCATGCTTGCCGATGATTTCGACCTTGAGATTGTTGAATTTCACCACAGCGGGAAGATCGACAGTCCCAGCGGAACAGCTCTTACTTTGCTGAATATCTGGGAGAAGAACGGCGGCGGAAAGAAGATCACCTATGGCAGATCCGGACCTGCAGGGCCAAGAAGCCCGGATGAAACAGGCATTCATTCCGTCAGAGGTGGTGATATAGTCGGAGATCACCAGCTCTATCTGCTTGGAGACGGAGAGAAACTTCTTCTGTCTCATTCAGCTACTGGACGGAGAACGTTCGCCATCGGAGCGCTGAAAGCGGCAGATTTTATTTTTGGAAAACCTCCAGGACTTTACTCAATGGAGGACATGATGAGCAAAAGAGATGAAAAATGA